From one Verrucomicrobiia bacterium genomic stretch:
- the asnB gene encoding asparagine synthase (glutamine-hydrolyzing), with product MCAICGIINFSDPSGQPEMVERMRDVMVNRGPEHGGLQVLPHAGLGHRRLRIIDLSACGNQPMPNEDETVWVVFNGEIYNFQELKQELLQKGHKFRSKSDTEVIVHGYEEWGTAVFGKIDGMFAIGLWDVKTKKLVLARDRFGKKPLFYRHQGPVVQFASDVKAIWEAAGRQLSVDPLAVDCYLHHLGVPQQHAIYQGIAKVLPGHWMEFTAEGTRGECYWKPRFLPKLALGEQELIEAVDGLLKAAVRRRLVSDVPLGAFLSGGVDSSLVVALMAQELGSKCRTFSIGFGEADFSEFEYSRQVVQRYGTSHEEIVLKPDILEDLTSLVWEYGEPFADSSALPTYYVSKAAKQHVTVALTGDGGDEIFGGYDISKVAYYAAYYNLMMPEGLRSSVENWLFSDSKAVKRNRLLHQFKTLAVRANDDPQIRHSYSMAFNPSERAALYHPEFMTRVGGHRQHHIFEAYQDDMKDLHLIDQYFLATLVSRLPNDYLVKTDVASMKNALELRCPFLDTQLAEFSNRIDPLVKVKGGQQKYLLKKVAERYLPKEILYRQKKGFALPLVHWLRTDYLPLLKQMLPDGWLVKNRWFRREALVAYIEEHASGAMDHTHRLWSALWLELWCRMFIEGSLKPGDSLRG from the coding sequence ATGTGCGCAATCTGCGGAATAATCAATTTTAGTGACCCTTCCGGGCAGCCAGAAATGGTGGAACGGATGCGAGATGTAATGGTCAATCGCGGACCTGAGCATGGAGGCTTGCAGGTTTTGCCTCATGCCGGGTTGGGGCATCGCCGTTTGCGGATCATTGACCTTTCGGCGTGCGGCAACCAGCCAATGCCGAATGAAGACGAGACTGTATGGGTCGTTTTCAATGGAGAGATTTATAATTTTCAGGAGCTGAAGCAGGAACTGCTGCAAAAGGGGCATAAGTTTCGTTCCAAGAGCGACACGGAAGTGATCGTCCATGGTTACGAAGAATGGGGGACTGCGGTCTTTGGGAAGATAGACGGCATGTTCGCGATCGGCCTTTGGGATGTCAAAACCAAGAAGCTGGTTCTGGCACGCGACCGGTTTGGCAAGAAACCGCTTTTTTACCGGCATCAAGGGCCGGTTGTTCAGTTCGCATCGGATGTGAAGGCCATTTGGGAAGCGGCTGGCCGTCAGTTGAGCGTGGACCCGCTGGCAGTGGATTGTTATCTTCATCATTTGGGAGTACCGCAGCAGCATGCGATATATCAGGGTATCGCGAAAGTTTTGCCGGGGCATTGGATGGAGTTCACGGCTGAAGGCACGCGAGGTGAATGTTATTGGAAGCCGCGTTTTTTGCCCAAACTGGCGTTGGGAGAGCAGGAACTGATCGAGGCTGTGGATGGCTTGCTCAAAGCGGCAGTACGGCGGCGCCTGGTGAGCGATGTGCCTTTGGGGGCGTTTTTAAGTGGCGGTGTGGATTCGAGCTTGGTGGTGGCGCTGATGGCGCAGGAGCTGGGCAGCAAGTGCCGGACATTCTCCATCGGCTTTGGTGAAGCGGATTTTTCGGAGTTCGAGTACTCACGGCAGGTAGTGCAGAGGTATGGCACCAGTCATGAGGAGATCGTGCTCAAACCGGATATTTTGGAAGATCTCACTTCACTGGTCTGGGAGTACGGTGAACCTTTCGCAGATTCCTCGGCCTTGCCGACATACTATGTGTCCAAGGCCGCCAAGCAGCATGTCACCGTGGCTCTGACAGGAGATGGCGGGGATGAGATATTTGGCGGGTATGACATCTCCAAAGTGGCGTACTACGCGGCGTATTACAATCTGATGATGCCGGAAGGATTGCGGTCCAGCGTGGAGAACTGGCTTTTCAGCGATTCAAAAGCGGTGAAGAGAAACCGGTTGCTGCATCAGTTCAAGACCTTGGCGGTCCGCGCCAATGACGATCCTCAGATCCGCCACAGTTACTCGATGGCGTTCAATCCTTCTGAGCGCGCCGCGCTCTACCATCCTGAATTCATGACGCGTGTGGGCGGTCATCGGCAGCATCACATCTTTGAAGCGTATCAGGATGACATGAAAGATCTGCACCTGATCGACCAGTATTTCCTGGCGACTCTGGTTTCGCGCCTGCCGAATGATTATTTGGTGAAGACGGATGTGGCCTCGATGAAGAACGCTTTGGAATTGCGTTGTCCGTTCCTGGATACGCAACTGGCGGAGTTCTCCAACCGCATTGATCCGTTGGTGAAGGTGAAAGGCGGGCAACAAAAGTATCTGCTTAAAAAAGTGGCCGAGAGGTATCTGCCAAAAGAGATCCTTTACCGTCAGAAGAAGGGGTTTGCCCTGCCGCTTGTGCATTGGCTCCGTACAGATTATCTGCCGTTGCTGAAACAGATGCTGCCGGATGGCTGGCTGGTGAAGAATAGGTGGTTCCGCCGCGAGGCATTGGTGGCTTATATCGAGGAACATGCTTCCGGCGCGATGGACCATACGCACCGTCTTTGGTCGGCGTTGTGGCTTGAGCTGTGGTGCCGCATGTTTATCGAAGGTTCGCTGAAACCGGGCGACAGTTTGCGCGGTTGA
- a CDS encoding O-antigen ligase family protein produces the protein MDFIAVILFIILYHIRPHEWIGAAAALRPAMVTMLMALYGTFTRENGFSLALLLKTPHDWLMLAYFGWIVVTAPSPVETFKSSYSLFLYYYVIVLALSSVERIRKFLACWAIMVVVVACLAVASEFGFDPMHGQDMTQGMMKGRLILNVSIFQNPNALGHSMVPAFGMLYFLYFWKRFFAVKLSMLPMVAMLAWCLFLTVSKGAFLSAFATALAGYSFRRPLIVKVLIGVVSITVGWAALKSLPRMQELDRPSAEGGIQGRVWVFRWGLHTFFNTSNGVGWEHFAEGFARHSGFPKAPHSSYVAVGAELGKPGLCLFIAIIYACFATLVRAKTEDDEVERIRRVLFVMVVAYVVSSWMVGWSSRASFFVMIAVVGAYQRQLLGLNEKLPSVEAPARVRRRVKPASEPVVETNAPSMPPAVPIRRRHRRQLPPAATAPVDKAQTPAPKPEPGIKWNSFSWKDYVMVGICTYAVVRIWSYAISTM, from the coding sequence ATGGATTTTATCGCCGTCATACTTTTCATCATACTCTATCACATTCGTCCGCACGAATGGATCGGAGCAGCGGCGGCCTTGCGTCCGGCGATGGTGACCATGCTGATGGCCCTGTATGGGACGTTCACCCGAGAGAATGGTTTCAGCCTCGCGCTTCTGCTTAAAACGCCACATGACTGGTTGATGCTGGCGTATTTTGGCTGGATCGTCGTAACGGCCCCCTCACCAGTGGAGACATTCAAATCCAGCTACAGCCTCTTTCTTTATTATTACGTCATCGTGCTGGCGCTCTCCAGCGTGGAACGAATCCGGAAGTTTCTGGCCTGCTGGGCCATCATGGTCGTCGTAGTGGCGTGTCTTGCGGTGGCCAGTGAGTTCGGTTTCGATCCGATGCACGGCCAGGATATGACACAAGGAATGATGAAGGGCCGCCTGATCCTGAATGTGTCAATTTTTCAGAATCCGAACGCATTGGGGCACAGCATGGTTCCGGCTTTTGGCATGCTTTATTTCCTCTATTTTTGGAAACGGTTCTTTGCAGTAAAGCTCAGCATGTTGCCCATGGTGGCCATGCTGGCGTGGTGTTTGTTCCTTACGGTTTCCAAGGGGGCATTTTTGTCTGCGTTCGCAACTGCTCTCGCGGGCTATTCCTTCCGGCGTCCGCTGATAGTGAAAGTACTGATTGGGGTGGTATCGATCACGGTAGGATGGGCGGCTCTAAAATCTCTTCCTCGGATGCAAGAGCTGGATCGTCCTTCTGCGGAGGGCGGTATTCAAGGGCGCGTGTGGGTGTTCCGTTGGGGATTGCACACATTTTTCAATACCTCCAACGGTGTCGGTTGGGAGCACTTCGCTGAAGGCTTTGCCCGTCATTCGGGGTTTCCGAAGGCTCCGCATAGTTCTTATGTGGCCGTCGGGGCTGAATTGGGAAAACCGGGATTGTGTCTGTTCATCGCCATCATCTACGCCTGTTTTGCCACTTTGGTCCGGGCCAAGACGGAGGATGATGAGGTGGAGAGGATTCGCCGCGTTCTATTCGTGATGGTGGTTGCGTATGTGGTTTCTTCCTGGATGGTTGGATGGTCTTCGCGAGCCTCCTTTTTCGTCATGATCGCCGTAGTCGGAGCCTATCAAAGACAGTTGCTCGGATTGAATGAGAAACTCCCATCGGTGGAGGCACCAGCACGGGTGCGCCGCCGGGTGAAACCGGCATCCGAACCGGTGGTTGAGACTAATGCACCTTCTATGCCTCCGGCAGTGCCCATACGCCGCCGGCACCGCAGGCAATTGCCTCCCGCCGCGACTGCGCCGGTTGACAAGGCGCAAACGCCTGCCCCCAAACCGGAACCGGGCATCAAATGGAATTCCTTCAGTTGGAAAGATTATGTGATGGTTGGCATTTGTACTTACGCGGTGGTGCGCATCTGGTCTTACGCGATCTCCACCATGTAA
- a CDS encoding glycosyltransferase, whose protein sequence is MNLSNSAVSDQGVSVVIPAYNYAHFLAQAIDSALDQTHSNVEVIVIDDGSIDNTPEVAAKYGDRIRYIRKKNGGLPAARNTGIRAASHGLIGFLDADDIWKPDFLAKALSYFSSPENFGLVASQAVYVDEKGTPFELKSLAYHVHGRLDHRDILLKTRFSPSAVVARKSVLEESGLFDETLRSSEDRDMWIRMAARKPAYLIPERLVLIRRHRNSMSRNAERMKLNIFTVLNKARDMELVSRSDWMFWLKASSFAYFQSAWMYFEQGNRLVALKELAVSCLLWPFYGDPNRLNEPALFRLRSGRQFLFARPRF, encoded by the coding sequence TTGAACCTGTCCAATTCCGCAGTTTCCGATCAAGGCGTTTCGGTGGTCATACCGGCCTATAATTATGCGCACTTTCTGGCGCAAGCGATAGATTCCGCATTGGACCAGACGCACTCGAATGTAGAAGTCATCGTGATTGATGATGGTTCGATCGATAACACACCGGAGGTGGCGGCGAAATACGGGGATCGCATCCGTTATATAAGGAAGAAGAATGGCGGACTGCCAGCAGCCAGAAACACTGGCATCCGGGCAGCAAGCCATGGGCTGATAGGGTTTTTAGATGCGGATGACATCTGGAAACCGGATTTTCTGGCTAAAGCACTGTCTTATTTTTCCAGCCCTGAAAATTTCGGTCTCGTCGCCTCCCAGGCAGTATATGTGGACGAGAAGGGGACGCCTTTCGAATTGAAGTCCTTGGCCTATCATGTGCATGGCCGTTTGGACCATCGAGATATCCTGCTGAAGACCCGTTTTTCCCCTTCGGCGGTGGTGGCCAGGAAAAGTGTGCTGGAGGAATCGGGTTTGTTTGACGAGACCCTGCGCAGTTCTGAAGACCGTGACATGTGGATACGAATGGCGGCAAGAAAGCCTGCGTATCTCATCCCGGAACGCCTGGTATTGATCCGGCGTCATCGAAACAGCATGAGCCGCAACGCCGAACGGATGAAGCTGAACATCTTCACGGTGTTGAACAAGGCGAGAGATATGGAGCTGGTGTCCCGGTCGGACTGGATGTTCTGGCTCAAGGCAAGTTCGTTCGCCTACTTTCAATCGGCATGGATGTACTTTGAACAAGGGAATCGGCTTGTTGCTTTGAAGGAACTCGCCGTATCCTGCCTGTTGTGGCCGTTCTATGGGGATCCAAACCGGTTAAATGAACCGGCACTGTTCCGTTTGCGCAGCGGCAGGCAGTTCCTGTTCGCACGTCCGCGGTTTTGA
- a CDS encoding polysaccharide biosynthesis tyrosine autokinase yields the protein MLPGVKQAPIKFGDLMVYLTVVIKHIRLIVLLMAFSLLAGLTLYVYSRPVYYAKTLIERKELPLPVTTQTVFGDSTTDSLFYQFSSPHLTERTAARFGINMPYKYVYRKHIKKVSYKINSQGNVEIEVWAFSRDLAEFWTERMLEEYNIYRQEQRQKRREMVLNDFTKEMASISKKMEEWVATNFAYQDSNKMAEITSQMREMQAVPVELTRVNYVIEELQSLKARLTKPDLNVVEKLSILSANSGLLDLKIGATFDVSEGLKPIGAGADANAKTREFVIIPAINEAKGPVTWDEAERRFRSLKQERDQLSQRYLAAHPKMKEVEEKLKNAEQQLKAELEGGIQKVDVRLAELSARQADLKAKMPEYLETKKQQAKVQLGFDQLAAGQLAWRGFYDSLAKAVSTLDYGENKERIFLNYAGILEERLSVPASPNRFNLLLYAFILGLGLAVGVPFLIEYLDHTIGTVEVGEDSLKLRALGVVPQLSQRGVQDKAQGESELATMTENFRVIRTNLLFNGEADSDSKVIMVASAMPQEGKTYVARNIATSFARKGERTLLVDADIRRGTVHQAFKVASTPGLAEIIMDKNDAASAIRKTDIPNLDVIPRGKFSEEVTDRFGSEKVHNFIESLREKYDRVIIDTPPVLGLAETSSLLSSVDGVVFVIWSGRTPLRNVRIAIETLRSNGAQFYGFVLNRLDLTATSNYYYYYYYSHNYYESYHPAERAS from the coding sequence ATGTTACCCGGCGTAAAACAAGCCCCGATCAAGTTCGGTGATTTGATGGTCTATCTGACGGTTGTGATCAAACACATCCGGCTGATAGTGCTATTGATGGCTTTTTCCCTGCTCGCCGGCCTGACGTTGTATGTGTATTCCCGGCCAGTCTATTACGCGAAGACGTTGATTGAGCGCAAGGAATTGCCATTGCCGGTGACGACTCAGACTGTTTTCGGAGATAGTACCACTGATTCACTTTTCTATCAGTTCAGTTCTCCGCATCTGACGGAAAGGACGGCTGCCCGGTTTGGTATCAACATGCCATACAAGTATGTCTACCGGAAGCACATCAAGAAGGTTTCTTATAAAATTAATTCTCAAGGAAATGTGGAGATTGAGGTTTGGGCTTTTTCAAGGGATTTGGCGGAGTTTTGGACAGAGCGCATGCTCGAGGAGTATAATATTTACCGCCAGGAGCAACGCCAGAAGCGTCGTGAGATGGTGTTGAACGATTTTACCAAGGAGATGGCCAGCATCAGTAAAAAGATGGAGGAATGGGTTGCTACCAATTTCGCCTATCAGGACAGTAATAAAATGGCAGAAATCACCAGCCAGATGCGCGAGATGCAGGCCGTGCCCGTTGAATTGACCCGGGTTAACTATGTGATAGAGGAATTGCAGAGTTTGAAGGCGCGGCTGACCAAGCCGGATTTGAATGTGGTGGAGAAGCTGTCGATTTTGTCCGCAAACTCAGGTCTTTTGGACTTGAAGATTGGCGCCACCTTCGATGTGAGCGAAGGGTTGAAGCCCATCGGAGCTGGGGCTGATGCCAATGCCAAGACGCGTGAGTTTGTGATCATCCCCGCAATCAATGAAGCCAAGGGGCCGGTCACTTGGGATGAGGCAGAACGGAGATTCCGCTCCTTGAAGCAGGAGCGTGATCAATTGAGCCAGCGTTATCTTGCTGCCCATCCCAAGATGAAAGAGGTAGAGGAGAAACTAAAAAATGCCGAACAACAGTTGAAAGCCGAATTGGAGGGTGGCATTCAAAAAGTGGATGTCCGTTTGGCGGAGCTCAGCGCCCGTCAGGCCGACTTGAAGGCGAAAATGCCCGAGTATCTTGAAACAAAGAAGCAACAGGCGAAGGTTCAACTTGGTTTCGATCAATTAGCTGCGGGCCAACTGGCGTGGCGTGGGTTCTATGACAGTCTGGCAAAGGCGGTCAGCACGCTGGATTACGGTGAAAACAAGGAACGGATTTTTCTGAACTACGCAGGCATATTGGAGGAGCGCCTCTCAGTCCCTGCTTCTCCGAACCGTTTCAACCTTTTGCTTTATGCTTTCATACTTGGGCTTGGCCTCGCAGTCGGGGTGCCTTTCCTGATCGAGTACTTGGACCATACTATCGGCACGGTGGAAGTGGGTGAAGATTCCTTGAAACTCAGGGCTTTGGGTGTGGTGCCCCAGTTGAGCCAGCGCGGCGTGCAGGACAAGGCGCAGGGGGAATCTGAATTGGCGACGATGACGGAGAATTTCCGTGTCATCCGTACAAATCTTTTGTTCAATGGCGAGGCCGACAGTGATTCCAAAGTCATCATGGTCGCCAGTGCGATGCCGCAAGAAGGCAAGACTTATGTGGCTCGTAACATAGCAACCTCATTCGCCCGGAAAGGGGAACGTACGCTGCTGGTTGATGCGGACATCCGTCGCGGGACTGTGCATCAAGCGTTCAAAGTCGCATCCACCCCTGGTCTCGCAGAAATCATCATGGACAAGAATGATGCTGCCAGTGCCATTCGCAAGACAGACATACCTAACTTGGATGTAATCCCGCGTGGCAAGTTCAGCGAAGAAGTCACGGACCGTTTTGGCAGTGAAAAGGTACATAATTTCATCGAGAGTTTGCGCGAGAAATATGACCGCGTGATCATCGATACTCCGCCAGTGCTGGGTCTTGCCGAGACATCCTCCTTGCTTTCTTCAGTGGATGGTGTGGTTTTTGTGATCTGGAGCGGGCGCACTCCTTTGCGCAATGTCCGGATCGCGATTGAGACGTTGCGCAGCAACGGTGCCCAGTTCTATGGCTTTGTTTTGAACCGGTTGGATCTCACGGCCACTTCCAATTATTATTATTACTACTACTACTCTCATAACTACTATGAGAGCTATCATCCAGCAGAGCGCGCAAGTTGA
- a CDS encoding glycosyltransferase: MKKKIQVLHVVLSLDPGGMENGVVNLVNGLRTEDLEIKVCCITRAGAFAARLPADKQPVVLNKPPGFSKKTVNDLREVIRATGPAILHTHNHGTLIYTVLGRPFGGKWPILHGEHAEFTKVDLTLKRRLQRWAFFQRVDRLVPVSVSLGEHLVFHGAPKEKIYAINNGVDATKYSPGDSPAAKRALGLPENALIIGMVGRFGAFKRHEMLVNAFNNLKLSGEQPHLLLVGGGGPEETRVRQVASNSPVKERIHLAGYQSDPSQHYRAMDLLVVPSLKEGMSNAALEAMATGVPVLCHTSCGHADILTDGQNGFVRGMESDTQLTGILSDVMADRNLLKRAGLAGRDYVVQHLSLERMRERYAGLYRETARKWGLA, encoded by the coding sequence GTGAAAAAGAAGATCCAAGTTTTACATGTCGTTCTATCCCTTGATCCCGGGGGGATGGAGAATGGCGTGGTGAACTTGGTGAACGGTTTGCGGACGGAGGATCTGGAGATAAAAGTCTGTTGCATCACGCGGGCGGGAGCATTTGCCGCGCGTTTACCGGCTGACAAGCAGCCGGTGGTGCTGAACAAGCCGCCCGGGTTTTCAAAGAAAACGGTGAATGATCTGCGTGAGGTCATTCGCGCCACCGGTCCGGCTATCCTTCATACCCACAATCACGGCACGCTTATCTACACGGTTTTGGGGCGGCCTTTCGGAGGAAAATGGCCGATCTTGCATGGTGAACATGCTGAATTCACCAAGGTTGACCTGACTTTGAAGCGGCGATTGCAACGGTGGGCGTTCTTCCAACGCGTTGACCGGCTGGTTCCCGTATCCGTGAGCTTGGGCGAGCATCTTGTTTTTCATGGTGCGCCAAAAGAGAAAATCTATGCGATAAATAACGGTGTCGATGCGACGAAATATTCCCCGGGTGATTCTCCTGCTGCCAAACGCGCATTGGGCCTGCCTGAAAATGCCTTGATCATCGGCATGGTCGGACGGTTTGGAGCTTTCAAAAGGCATGAGATGCTGGTGAACGCCTTTAACAACTTGAAACTGAGCGGGGAACAGCCGCACCTGCTGCTGGTAGGCGGTGGTGGACCGGAAGAGACGCGGGTACGTCAGGTTGCTTCAAACAGTCCGGTGAAGGAGCGGATACATCTCGCTGGTTATCAGTCTGACCCCAGCCAGCACTATCGGGCCATGGACCTGCTGGTGGTGCCATCTTTGAAGGAAGGGATGTCGAACGCCGCGCTGGAAGCGATGGCCACGGGCGTTCCGGTTCTCTGCCACACTTCTTGTGGTCATGCGGACATCCTAACTGATGGTCAGAACGGCTTTGTGCGAGGAATGGAATCCGACACCCAGTTGACCGGGATTCTGAGCGATGTAATGGCCGATCGCAATTTGCTGAAGCGGGCCGGTCTGGCGGGGCGGGATTATGTGGTGCAACACCTCTCCCTTGAGCGGATGAGAGAACGCTATGCCGGGCTTTATCGGGAGACGGCGAGAAAATGGGGATTGGCATAG
- a CDS encoding glycosyltransferase family 2 protein: MIFWASRRPAPPVGTPDTKPKISFVLVVADEQERIVQRVANLLNAVYPAEAMEAVVVTDGSKDSTVARLRELMLTDTRIKLVELPERKGKANGLNEAVQTATGELLVFADARQRFAEDTVSRLIQAFGEKETGAVSGRLVVAGEASAVGQGVSSYWSIETRLRAAESVLDSCIGCTGAVYAMRRDLYQPIPPDTLLDDVVIPMQVVMQGYRVRYLPEAVAYDPQDLSPERERIRKRRTLAGNFQMLFRHPDWLLPWKNRTWFQLIAHKYLRLAGPLLLLLILVSSFMLSDHVFYAFCFWVQLSLYTLAVIGLSVPKVATKAVSLPAGFVFLNWTIVLGLLHYLRSPKSGAWEMVKPK, translated from the coding sequence ATGATTTTTTGGGCATCGAGGCGCCCGGCACCGCCGGTTGGCACCCCGGATACCAAGCCGAAGATATCTTTCGTTTTAGTGGTGGCGGATGAGCAGGAGCGGATCGTGCAACGGGTCGCCAATTTGCTGAACGCAGTTTATCCCGCGGAAGCGATGGAAGCGGTGGTGGTGACGGATGGCTCCAAAGATTCAACCGTGGCCCGCTTACGGGAACTGATGCTGACGGATACGCGCATCAAACTGGTCGAACTGCCGGAACGCAAAGGCAAGGCCAATGGGTTGAATGAAGCAGTTCAGACGGCTACTGGGGAACTGCTGGTGTTTGCTGATGCGCGACAGCGTTTTGCCGAAGATACGGTTTCGCGGTTGATTCAGGCTTTCGGTGAAAAAGAGACGGGGGCTGTCAGCGGACGTCTGGTGGTGGCGGGTGAAGCCTCGGCGGTGGGGCAGGGGGTAAGCAGCTATTGGAGCATCGAGACGCGTTTGCGTGCCGCGGAATCGGTCCTTGATTCCTGCATCGGCTGCACGGGTGCAGTGTATGCGATGCGCCGTGATTTGTATCAGCCCATTCCGCCGGACACGCTGCTGGATGATGTGGTCATACCTATGCAGGTCGTGATGCAAGGATATCGCGTTCGTTATCTGCCAGAAGCCGTGGCTTATGATCCTCAGGATCTTTCGCCGGAACGTGAGCGCATCCGCAAACGGCGCACTTTGGCGGGAAATTTCCAGATGTTGTTCCGCCATCCGGACTGGCTTTTACCATGGAAAAACCGGACATGGTTCCAGCTCATCGCGCACAAGTATCTGCGTCTGGCCGGCCCGCTATTGTTGCTGCTGATATTGGTGAGCAGCTTCATGCTGAGTGATCATGTCTTCTATGCGTTTTGTTTTTGGGTGCAACTATCCCTCTACACGCTGGCCGTCATCGGGCTGAGTGTGCCAAAAGTGGCGACCAAGGCCGTCTCACTCCCGGCGGGATTTGTTTTTCTCAATTGGACGATAGTGCTCGGACTCCTGCATTATCTGCGTTCTCCCAAGTCCGGGGCCTGGGAAATGGTGAAGCCGAAATAA
- a CDS encoding glycosyltransferase, with translation MKILFISNLFPDRQEPNRGVVNARLLRHMAKEAEVRVISPRPSLSGWWKKDSGRTALAEDVQFAPLYPWVPYVPKVGSKFNDRLYAGRLRSCISEVRQTYKFDAVLCSWLYPDACAVSHLAGEMGFSYAAVAQGSDVHQYISMPSRRTRIVKAVNRSVRTIARSQELARLLLEAGAIKEKLQVIYNGVEGDIFKPGDRSEARRILGLPESGKLILYVGNLLPVKNPGLALAGLQRLHSISAPSEGPSLLMVGQGTLESSLKSKAVELGLGDRVIWAGSQPPRQVALYLQAADVLCLPSDNEGLPNVMLEAFASGLPVVATQVGGIPEVLNRPELGRLVPPRDAEAMANALRQILSSPQDAEFIGKIGAGFSWRQTADAYLGVFENMKEGGVDGRR, from the coding sequence GTGAAGATACTGTTCATATCCAATCTGTTTCCTGATCGTCAGGAGCCTAACCGGGGCGTGGTGAACGCACGGTTGCTGCGGCATATGGCGAAGGAGGCGGAGGTGCGGGTGATCTCGCCGAGACCGTCTTTGAGCGGATGGTGGAAAAAAGATTCGGGACGAACGGCGTTGGCCGAAGATGTGCAGTTTGCGCCCCTTTATCCGTGGGTGCCCTATGTGCCCAAAGTGGGCAGCAAGTTCAATGACAGGCTTTATGCGGGGCGGTTGAGATCATGTATTTCAGAAGTCCGCCAGACTTATAAGTTTGATGCGGTTTTGTGTTCGTGGCTTTACCCGGATGCATGCGCGGTATCACATCTGGCCGGTGAGATGGGCTTCTCCTACGCTGCTGTGGCCCAAGGCAGCGATGTTCATCAATATATCAGCATGCCCAGCCGGCGGACGCGGATCGTGAAGGCGGTGAACCGCTCGGTTCGCACTATTGCGCGAAGCCAGGAACTGGCGCGATTACTGCTTGAGGCAGGAGCGATAAAAGAAAAGCTGCAGGTGATCTATAACGGCGTTGAAGGAGACATCTTCAAACCGGGTGATCGTAGTGAGGCCAGACGCATATTGGGACTGCCTGAGTCCGGCAAACTTATCCTCTACGTGGGCAATCTGCTGCCGGTTAAGAATCCTGGCTTGGCTTTAGCGGGTTTGCAGCGGTTGCATTCCATTTCTGCACCATCCGAAGGCCCTTCTCTGCTGATGGTGGGGCAGGGGACATTGGAATCTTCGTTGAAATCCAAAGCGGTCGAACTGGGCTTGGGTGATCGGGTGATCTGGGCCGGCAGCCAGCCGCCCCGGCAGGTGGCCTTGTATCTGCAAGCGGCGGATGTGCTCTGTCTGCCGAGTGATAATGAAGGACTGCCCAATGTGATGCTGGAAGCATTTGCAAGCGGTCTTCCTGTGGTGGCGACACAGGTAGGTGGCATACCGGAAGTGTTGAACCGGCCAGAACTGGGGCGGCTGGTTCCACCCCGTGACGCCGAGGCGATGGCAAATGCGCTCCGGCAGATTTTATCGTCGCCGCAAGATGCAGAATTCATTGGAAAAATTGGGGCAGGCTTTAGTTGGCGGCAGACAGCGGATGCTTATCTGGGTGTATTTGAAAACATGAAAGAGGGGGGGGTGGATGGGAGGAGATAA